In one Saimiri boliviensis isolate mSaiBol1 chromosome 3, mSaiBol1.pri, whole genome shotgun sequence genomic region, the following are encoded:
- the SOWAHB gene encoding ankyrin repeat domain-containing protein SOWAHB: MAQELSQEALLDFLCQAGGRVTNAALLSHFKSFLRDPDLPPNQHQQRRELFKGFVNSVAAVRQDPDGTKYVVLKRRYRDLLGEERLQRPRDPPATAPSAGGAAPCSPRGARRGEPSQQQPRRRRREKEPEEEPAGAAAGAADAGCNGLPASGACGAPGKGGGSKGSPGQRAPVPAAAAAGAQAGARCAAAEAQGLCCWECLQNRLAGLPGELSALPDSATAEEKPARALPALEGRGASREREEGALVKPAPVPATPTSPPATVEAATNRASLPALLPCPASRGDQPELLTPSSLHYSTMQQQQQRTREWVARHPQVPEARDQGPTRFWSVLPDNFLQLSLEPGSTEPNSEPPDPRLFSHPLFPVAPDESSESWPGNPSLTVFRSIRCQLSLQDLDDFVDQESHGSEESSSGPKESPGASEEGLQVVLGTPDQGRLRNPAGGLSVSQKEGSPSRSPQGLRNRKDGHPFQQVPAGANGLAGHPLEPLPWPAPRFRRSLRRSSLAGRAKLSSSDEEYLDESLLRRSRRPPRSRKPSKAGTVPNPRVDAALSPKLAEVKPAEAEWDWRHSLWAPSGEGPAALAPHRTSEHKSPLVPLDAREHEWIVKLASGSWIQVWTLFWEEPQLALHKDFLTGYTALHWIAKHGDLRALQDLVSGAKKAGIVLDVNVRSSCGYTPLHLAAIHGHQGVIKLLVQRLASRVNVRDSSGKKPWQYLTSNTSGEIWQLLGAPRGKPIFPVYSLVGSSSPTRKAKSREISRNVTRKTSFAALLKSQHSKWKLANQYEKFPSPREREEYSD, translated from the coding sequence ATGGCCCAAGAACTGAGCCAGGAGGCACTACTGGACTTTCTGTGCCAGGCTGGGGGCCGCGTGACCAATGCTGCCTTGCTGAGCCACTTCAAGAGCTTTCTCCGAGACCCCGACTTGCCCCCCAACCAGCACCAGCAGCGCCGCGAGCTCTTTAAGGGCTTCGTCAACTCGGTCGCCGCAGTGCGCCAGGACCCCGACGGCACCAAGTACGTGGTGCTCAAGAGGAGGTACAGGGACCTTTTGGGGGAGGAGCGGCTGCAGCGACCCCGCGATCCGCCCGCAACCGCACCCAGTGCAGGGGGAGCTGCGCCCTGCTCCCCGAGAGGGGCGCGCCGAGGGGAGCCTTCCCAGCAGCAGcccaggcggcggcggcgcgaGAAGGAGCCGGAGGAGGAGCCAGCAGGTGCAGCAGCCGGAGCCGCTGACGCGGGTTGCAATGGACTCCCAGCCAGCGGCGCCTGCGGGGCTCCCGGGAAGGGCGGCGGATCGAAGGGCAGCCCTGGACAGAGGGCGCCGGTGCCCGCAGCTGCAGCGGCAGGGGCCCAGGCGGGAGCGAGGTGCGCGGCGGCGGAGGCGCAGGGCCTCTGCTGCTGGGAATGCCTCCAAAACAGGCTGGCGGGGCTCCCGGGAGAGCTCAGCGCACTCCCCGACTCCGCCACCGCGGAGGAGAAGCCGGCGCGGGCTCTGCCAGCCCTGGAGGGCCGCGGGGCTTCCAGGGAGCGGGAAGAAGGCGCGTTGGTTAAGCCTGCGCCAGTGCCTGCAACACCTACCTCTCCTCCGGCCACAGTCGAGGCTGCGACGAACCGGGCTTCTCTGCCTGCTCTCCTGCCCTGCCCCGCTTCCCGCGGAGACCAGCCGGAGCTGCTGACCCCCAGTTCCCTGCATTATTCGACCatgcagcaacagcagcagcgcACTCGAGAGTGGGTGGCCAGGCACCCGCAGGTGCCTGAGGCCCGTGATCAGGGCCCTACCCGCTTCTGGTCGGTGCTGCCAGACAACTTCCTTCAGCTGTCCTTGGAGCCTGGCTCCACGGAGCCTAACTCAGAGCCTCCAGATCCCCGTCTTTTTTCACACCCTCTCTTTCCTGTTGCTCCAGATGAATCCTCGGAATCCTGGCCGGGAAACCCTTCACTGACTGTCTTTCGCAGCATTCGTTGTCAGCTGTCCCTCCAAGATCTAGATGACTTTGTAGACCAGGAGAGTCATGGCAGTGAGGAGAGCAGCAGCGGGCCGAAAGAGTCCCCGGGGGCTTCTGAAGAAGGGCTGCAGGTTGTTTTGGGAACCCCAGATCAGGGGAGGCTCAGGAATCCAGCTGGGGGCCTCTCTGTATCTCAGAAGGAGGGCAGCCCCAGCCGGAGCCCTCAAGGCCTCAGAAACAGAAAGGATGGTCACCCCTTTCAGCAGGTCCCTGCCGGGGCTAATGGCCTGGCAGGCCACCCCCTGGAGCCTTTGCCTTGGCCAGCTCCTAGGTTCAGGAGGTCCCTCAGAAGGAGCTCTCTGGCAGGAAGAGCCAAATTGTCTTCCTCTGATGAAGAGTACCTTGATGAGAGCTTGCTGAGAAGAAGTCGGCGCCCACCTCGATCCAGAAAGCCCTCCAAAGCAGGAACAGTGCCCAATCCAAGGGTAGATGCAGCGTTATCACCGAAACTTGCAGAGGTTAAGCCTGCTGAGGCTGAGTGGGATTGGCGACACAGCTTGTGGGCTCCTAGTGGGGAGGGGCCTGCAGCCTTGGCCCCCCACAGAACTTCTGAGCACAAATCACCCCTGGTTCCCCTAGATGCCAGGGAGCACGAGTGGATTGTGAAGCTTGCCAGTGGCTCCTGGATTCAGGTGTGGACTTTGTTCTGGGAGGAACCTCAACTGGCCTTGCACAAAGACTTTTTGACTGGGTACACCGCCTTGCACTGGATAGCCAAACATGGTGACCTCAGGGCCCTTCAGGACTTGGTCTCTGGAGCAAAGAAGGCAGGGATTGTCCTTGATGTAAATGTAAGGTCCAGTTGTGGGTATACCCCACTGCATCTTGCAGCCATTCATGGCCACCAGGGAGTTATCAAATTGCTAGTGCAAAGGTTGGCTTCTCGAGTGAATGTCAGGGACAGCAGTGGGAAGAAGCCATGGCAGTACCTAACCAGTAATACCTCTGGGGAAATATGGCAGCTATTGGGAGCCCCGAGGGGCAAGCCCATTTTCCCCGTCTATTCCTTAGTTGGAAGTTCTTCCCCCACCAGAAAGGCCAAGAGCAGGGAAATATCTAGAAATGTCACCCGAAAGACTTCCTTCGCTGCACTACTCAAAAGTCAGCACAGCAAGTGGAAATTGGCCAACCAGTATGAGAAATTCCCCAGtccaagggaaagagaagagtatAGTGACTGA